In Flavobacterium endoglycinae, one DNA window encodes the following:
- a CDS encoding lysine N(6)-hydroxylase/L-ornithine N(5)-oxygenase family protein: protein MEDRKVYSLIGIGIGPFNLGLAALLEPVDDVSSLFFDQREQFNWHPGLLFDHVTLQTPFLCDCVSMADPTSKFSFLNFLKKTDRLYKFFIRENFFVLRKEYNLYCQWVIKQLQNCRFSSSVREIYYKDGIYEIHVFHKDQDQTKIYYSEKLVLGTGTVPILPDFVDLNEMEKVCHTSSYLFRKEEILEQDTVTVIGSGQSAAEVFFDLLQNRPKNLKLNWYSRPDRFFAMEYSKLVLEHTSPDYIDYFHQMSSSDRKVMLDRQKSQFKGVNFDLLNEIYDYMYALSVDNEDIGVKIRPNIQLDDITAGIHNNYELHLEQVEQRKKFTDHADYVILGTGYHYQEPQFLKDIQHRISRTSTGSYDVKRNYTIDNNGSEIFVQNAEIHTHSYISSDLGMGAYRNSYIINEVAKREVYKLEKRIAFQDFDLSHIATEKAEEISL, encoded by the coding sequence ATGGAAGATCGTAAAGTATATTCATTAATAGGCATCGGTATTGGACCTTTTAATTTAGGTTTAGCCGCTTTGTTAGAACCGGTTGATGACGTTTCATCACTTTTTTTTGACCAAAGAGAGCAATTCAACTGGCATCCGGGTCTGCTTTTTGACCATGTTACGCTGCAGACTCCATTTTTATGTGATTGTGTCTCCATGGCTGATCCTACAAGCAAGTTTAGTTTTTTAAATTTCCTTAAAAAGACAGATCGTTTATATAAATTCTTTATCCGCGAAAATTTCTTCGTACTGCGTAAAGAGTATAATTTATACTGCCAATGGGTCATTAAACAATTGCAAAACTGCCGTTTTTCATCCAGCGTAAGAGAAATTTATTATAAAGACGGTATTTATGAAATACATGTTTTTCACAAAGATCAGGATCAGACTAAAATCTACTACAGTGAAAAATTAGTATTAGGAACAGGTACTGTGCCTATACTTCCTGATTTCGTCGATTTAAATGAGATGGAAAAAGTCTGTCATACATCAAGCTATCTTTTTAGAAAAGAAGAAATATTAGAACAGGACACTGTAACTGTAATTGGTTCCGGACAAAGTGCTGCCGAAGTATTTTTTGATCTGCTTCAAAACAGACCTAAAAACTTAAAATTAAATTGGTATTCCCGTCCTGACCGCTTTTTTGCTATGGAATATTCTAAGCTTGTTTTAGAACATACATCGCCGGATTATATCGATTATTTCCATCAAATGTCATCTTCAGATCGAAAAGTCATGCTGGACCGTCAGAAATCACAATTTAAAGGAGTCAACTTTGATTTACTAAATGAGATTTATGATTATATGTATGCACTCAGCGTAGACAATGAAGACATTGGCGTAAAAATAAGACCGAACATTCAATTGGATGATATAACGGCTGGAATTCACAATAATTACGAATTGCATCTGGAACAGGTAGAACAGCGCAAAAAGTTTACAGACCATGCCGACTATGTGATTTTAGGAACCGGATATCACTATCAGGAACCTCAATTTCTTAAAGACATACAGCACCGCATCAGCAGAACTTCGACTGGCAGTTACGATGTAAAAAGAAACTATACCATAGACAATAACGGCAGTGAAATTTTTGTACAAAACGCAGAAATCCATACACACAGCTACATTTCATCTGATTTGGGTATGGGTGCATATCGTAATTCCTATATCATTAACGAAGTGGCGAAACGTGAAGTATACAAATTAGAAAAGAGAATTGCTTTTCAGGATTTTGACCTTTCACATATTGCAACAGAAAAAGCAGAAGAAATTAGTCTTTAA
- a CDS encoding IucA/IucC family protein: MNIETIPHIEVFTAQVWEKVNLNLLAKSLAELMHEDVAKPTITGGKDGVKHFKLTTDLPEVYYTFSAYPRLLEYWHVEKESIQRWENGIAEPAKDVLCLFMELQKTFGIDSFTLAKYTEELLNTLYADAHLYTREKLSAADLTKADYQTIEHQMEGHPWVIANKGRVGFNNSEYHNYAPEANKNTDLYWLAAHTKRASFNALETINFNDFYAEELGHEVYNRFQEKLRNLNLVVEDYVFIPVHPWQLNNKILLQFHQDLAHQYLVILGKNDDVYSPQQSIRTFFNLSHPSKHYVKTAISILSTGNIRGLSPKQMDIAPRVTKWVKEMLDKDPYFEEKEVVLLGEVATVSYRHPQYNSIADSPYHYREMLGALWRESAEKYRKHEENLMTMASLLYIDDNERPFLQELINVSGLSIQNWLEQYLEAYLKPLLHIYYQHSLCVTPHGENIILVMKNGVPQRIIIKDFVDDIVLTEEAKSKLPDDLKDGLIQSSNKENTPLFILIGVFDAFFRYLSDILHTHMDYDEHLFWKTVIGSIEEYQQANPHLTDRFEKYNLFEPEFKRFYINSLKLLNNGYAEQTGFAVPKKGSKLPNPLYVIRQYEMNEFTEISETIQHQS; the protein is encoded by the coding sequence ATGAATATAGAAACAATACCACACATAGAAGTTTTTACTGCTCAAGTTTGGGAAAAGGTAAATCTTAATCTGCTGGCAAAGAGTTTAGCCGAATTAATGCATGAAGATGTTGCCAAACCTACAATTACAGGCGGTAAAGATGGTGTTAAACATTTTAAACTCACAACGGATCTTCCTGAGGTTTACTACACTTTTTCTGCTTATCCAAGACTTTTAGAATATTGGCATGTTGAAAAAGAAAGCATCCAGAGATGGGAAAACGGAATAGCGGAGCCTGCAAAAGATGTTCTTTGTCTTTTTATGGAATTGCAAAAAACTTTTGGCATAGATTCTTTTACACTGGCGAAATATACCGAAGAACTTCTCAATACATTATATGCAGATGCACATTTGTATACCCGCGAAAAGTTAAGTGCTGCTGATTTAACAAAAGCGGATTATCAGACTATCGAACACCAGATGGAAGGTCATCCGTGGGTTATTGCTAATAAAGGACGTGTTGGTTTCAACAACAGCGAGTATCACAATTACGCTCCCGAAGCCAATAAGAATACCGATTTATACTGGCTTGCTGCACATACAAAAAGAGCTTCATTTAACGCTTTGGAAACGATCAATTTTAATGATTTTTATGCCGAAGAATTAGGTCATGAAGTTTACAACAGATTTCAGGAAAAGCTGCGTAATTTAAATCTTGTGGTTGAAGATTACGTTTTTATTCCCGTGCATCCTTGGCAGTTAAATAATAAAATCTTATTGCAGTTTCATCAGGATCTGGCGCACCAATATTTAGTGATTTTGGGCAAAAACGACGATGTATATTCGCCTCAGCAAAGCATTCGGACTTTTTTCAATTTAAGCCATCCTTCCAAACATTATGTAAAAACAGCCATCTCTATTTTGAGTACAGGAAATATCCGCGGACTCTCTCCAAAACAAATGGATATTGCGCCCAGAGTGACAAAATGGGTAAAAGAGATGCTGGATAAAGATCCTTATTTTGAGGAAAAAGAAGTCGTGCTTTTAGGCGAAGTTGCAACGGTTTCTTATCGTCATCCGCAGTACAATTCTATAGCTGACAGTCCGTATCATTATCGCGAAATGTTAGGTGCCTTATGGAGAGAAAGTGCAGAGAAATACCGCAAACATGAAGAAAACCTAATGACGATGGCTTCTCTTTTATATATTGATGACAACGAACGTCCTTTTCTGCAGGAATTGATAAATGTCTCTGGACTAAGTATCCAAAACTGGCTGGAGCAATATTTAGAAGCTTATTTAAAACCTTTGCTTCATATTTATTATCAGCACTCTTTATGTGTAACTCCGCATGGCGAAAATATTATTTTGGTTATGAAAAATGGAGTGCCACAGCGTATCATCATAAAAGATTTTGTTGACGATATTGTTTTGACAGAAGAAGCCAAATCAAAATTACCGGATGATCTCAAAGACGGACTTATTCAATCTTCTAATAAAGAGAATACGCCTTTATTTATTTTGATTGGTGTTTTTGATGCCTTTTTTAGATATCTGTCTGATATTCTGCATACGCACATGGATTATGATGAACATCTGTTTTGGAAAACGGTTATAGGATCAATTGAAGAATATCAGCAGGCAAATCCGCATCTGACAGACCGTTTTGAAAAGTACAATCTTTTTGAACCGGAGTTTAAGCGGTTCTATATCAACAGTCTGAAACTGCTAAATAATGGATATGCTGAACAAACTGGTTTTGCAGTGCCGAAAAAAGGAAGCAAACTTCCAAATCCGCTTTATGTAATCAGACAGTATGAAATGAACGAGTTTACAGAGATCAGCGAAACAATACAGCACCAATCATGA
- a CDS encoding MATE family efflux transporter — protein MKVVVLRLQSYTDLFLTAVLGREKKFTSGSINRAIVLLAVPMVLELVMESVFVCASLFFVSKLGAAAVSIVGSTESVISFSYSVSIGLSIAASTLIARRVGEQNFKDASITAGQVINISVISGILISLICFIWSNEILGLVGLSPAVIEQGSLYAKVMFASCGFIIIRIALNGILRGAGYASMAMRTLWLSNALNILLCPLLIFGWGPIPAYGLLGVGIATAVARFIGVCYQAFHLIKGTTIIQIGKEQLAIHRETFQKVMKLTFGGMLQYLIPASSWLFMIKIVSHFGGNALAGYIIAQRVASIVTTPAWGIGNAAGILTGQNLGAQQPERAEKSVWRAGMINMCFLITVAIGWIFMADPVVRIFSDVPEVVDNSTTYIHIISMAYVLLGYTMVISRALNAAGKVMIVTLLYILMFYVIQIPLSYVFGVALGFGPKGIFAAILLSELILAFGCITIFRTGKWKLTKV, from the coding sequence ATGAAAGTAGTTGTATTAAGACTTCAGTCCTATACTGATTTGTTTCTTACCGCAGTATTAGGACGAGAGAAAAAATTCACTTCGGGCAGTATTAATCGTGCCATTGTATTGCTTGCCGTTCCTATGGTTTTAGAACTCGTAATGGAATCTGTTTTTGTTTGTGCCAGTTTGTTTTTTGTGAGCAAACTTGGTGCAGCAGCAGTTTCTATTGTCGGTTCTACAGAATCTGTTATCAGCTTTTCGTATTCGGTTTCAATTGGTTTAAGCATTGCGGCTTCGACTTTAATTGCCAGACGCGTTGGTGAGCAGAATTTTAAGGACGCAAGCATCACAGCCGGACAGGTAATAAACATAAGCGTTATCAGCGGTATTTTAATAAGCTTGATATGTTTTATATGGAGTAATGAAATACTTGGACTAGTAGGACTTTCTCCGGCAGTTATAGAACAAGGCAGTTTGTATGCCAAGGTAATGTTTGCCAGCTGCGGCTTTATTATTATCCGCATTGCGTTAAACGGTATTCTTCGCGGTGCCGGTTATGCCTCTATGGCAATGCGAACGCTCTGGCTTTCAAATGCTTTAAACATACTCTTGTGCCCGCTTCTTATTTTTGGATGGGGACCAATACCTGCCTACGGACTATTGGGAGTTGGTATCGCTACTGCTGTGGCCCGTTTTATCGGAGTCTGTTATCAGGCTTTTCATTTGATTAAAGGAACGACCATTATTCAAATTGGAAAAGAACAGCTGGCAATTCACCGTGAGACTTTCCAAAAAGTAATGAAACTTACTTTTGGAGGTATGCTGCAATATTTGATTCCTGCATCGAGCTGGCTGTTTATGATCAAAATTGTTTCTCATTTTGGAGGCAATGCTCTGGCAGGTTACATTATAGCACAGCGTGTTGCTTCAATAGTGACTACTCCGGCTTGGGGAATTGGAAATGCTGCCGGAATTTTAACCGGACAAAATCTGGGTGCCCAACAGCCCGAAAGAGCCGAAAAATCAGTCTGGAGAGCCGGAATGATTAATATGTGCTTTTTGATTACAGTGGCAATTGGATGGATTTTTATGGCCGATCCTGTGGTGAGAATCTTTTCTGACGTGCCGGAAGTAGTCGATAACAGCACAACCTACATTCACATTATTTCCATGGCTTACGTATTGCTGGGCTACACAATGGTTATTTCCAGAGCGCTTAATGCCGCTGGAAAAGTTATGATTGTTACCCTGCTTTACATCCTTATGTTTTACGTGATACAAATACCGCTTTCCTATGTCTTTGGAGTTGCATTGGGATTTGGTCCAAAAGGCATTTTTGCCGCGATATTACTTTCAGAGCTTATATTGGCTTTTGGCTGTATTACAATATTCAGAACAGGAAAATGGAAGTTAACTAAGGTTTAA
- a CDS encoding acyl carrier protein translates to MSTTQELHQVFATAFEIPVESITPDLEYQGIVEWDSMSHLLLVEELERFYNVSISMEDILEMGNIDKIKAILKKNGVEIQ, encoded by the coding sequence ATGAGTACAACACAAGAATTACATCAAGTTTTTGCCACTGCATTCGAAATCCCTGTAGAATCAATTACACCAGATTTAGAATATCAGGGAATTGTCGAATGGGATTCTATGAGCCATTTGCTTTTAGTAGAGGAACTAGAACGTTTTTATAATGTTTCTATTTCTATGGAAGATATTCTGGAAATGGGAAACATCGATAAAATAAAAGCAATATTGAAGAAAAACGGAGTAGAAATCCAATAA